From a single Streptomyces sp. 1331.2 genomic region:
- a CDS encoding transferase: MSSRLRRFARLVTGLAVLSAYVALHLLISVGLGEGAGPSAVAALWFGVAALVLLGPALWLRRRRLSGVAELVRIVSGYAPPRKPWQRALLLANSLGLVLFGGGTFAVDGSERQGHKMPMEAQSLLLFGGLAAMAAGLLILRRTRPYAARPAARALRLDGRKPVLYLRSFGDDETAAEVDDAAEINLHTREEQLAAGLGVVGPVIAVGRPGEFLPHLGASRFYLPPDDWKPTVLRLMELSQLIVLRLGQGDGLWWEVEQVRTTQPAAKLVLLAPGGPSDLVARLNEHLPSPVPPDELGTSEHWISAVIVFDDLWTPRVFPVGRRRRGLWSRLRRALTMENSTADMALAMKTALASVGRRRRGMIWRSRGATYLAVYAGAGLASAVALAGWLGYRAVQLTGLW, from the coding sequence GTGTCGTCGCGCCTGCGGAGGTTCGCCAGACTGGTCACGGGGCTCGCCGTCCTGTCGGCGTACGTCGCGTTGCACCTGCTGATCAGCGTGGGTCTGGGCGAGGGAGCCGGCCCGAGCGCGGTCGCGGCGCTGTGGTTCGGCGTGGCCGCCCTGGTGCTGCTCGGCCCGGCCCTGTGGCTGCGCCGGCGCCGGCTGTCCGGGGTCGCGGAGTTGGTGCGGATCGTCAGTGGGTACGCGCCGCCGCGGAAGCCGTGGCAGCGGGCGCTCCTGTTGGCCAACAGCCTCGGCCTGGTGCTGTTCGGGGGCGGGACCTTCGCCGTCGACGGCTCGGAGAGGCAGGGGCACAAGATGCCCATGGAGGCGCAGTCCCTGCTGCTCTTCGGCGGCCTGGCCGCCATGGCGGCCGGCCTGCTCATCCTGCGCCGCACCCGTCCGTACGCGGCCCGCCCGGCGGCCCGCGCCCTGCGGCTGGACGGCCGGAAACCCGTTCTCTACCTGCGCAGTTTCGGCGACGACGAGACCGCCGCCGAGGTCGACGACGCCGCGGAGATCAATCTGCACACGCGGGAGGAACAACTCGCCGCCGGGCTGGGCGTCGTCGGCCCCGTGATCGCGGTGGGACGGCCGGGGGAGTTCCTTCCGCACCTGGGAGCGTCCCGCTTCTACCTGCCGCCGGACGACTGGAAGCCCACCGTCCTGCGGCTGATGGAGCTGTCCCAGCTGATCGTCCTGCGCCTGGGGCAGGGCGACGGGTTGTGGTGGGAGGTCGAGCAGGTGCGCACCACCCAACCGGCCGCGAAGCTGGTGCTGTTGGCCCCGGGCGGCCCCTCCGACCTGGTGGCCAGGCTGAACGAACACCTGCCCAGCCCGGTGCCGCCGGACGAGCTGGGCACGAGCGAGCACTGGATCTCCGCCGTCATCGTCTTCGACGACCTCTGGACTCCCCGGGTGTTTCCGGTGGGCCGCAGGCGCAGGGGGCTGTGGAGCCGGCTGCGGCGAGCCCTGACGATGGAGAATTCCACGGCCGACATGGCGCTGGCCATGAAGACCGCGCTCGCCTCCGTGGGTCGCCGCCGACGGGGGATGATCTGGCGGTCCCGGGGAGCGACGTACCTGGCCGTGTACGCGGGTGCCGGGCTTGCGTCGGCGGTGGCCCTGGCGGGCTGGCTCGGTTACCGGGCAGTGCAGTTGACCGGACTCTGGTGA
- a CDS encoding serine hydrolase — MLSVVVAPWAGEAEPVFVHNPDELHDAASTMKIAVLAALTRSGANLDAEVPVVNRFESVVGGDFGNDPDWDSDPLPWELLGTHVPLRLLAERMITHSSNLATNLCLARTTPRAVADVWRDAGATRSASPRGIEDYAAREAGIHNLVTARDLVRLLHSLAGEPELLDLLERNDFRVDLAAGLPPSTRIAFKNGWVPGARHSVGLIQPLDCPPYLLAVCYTGPLATGADRNDPAGRLLARISAAVWARRRDIGRAFDGDIGGEFNGEFKGEFKGEFKSKFEGDFNGRGPSALRAPFRSAG; from the coding sequence GCTCTCTGTGGTGGTGGCCCCTTGGGCGGGCGAGGCGGAGCCGGTGTTCGTCCATAACCCGGACGAACTGCACGACGCCGCAAGCACGATGAAGATCGCGGTACTCGCCGCGCTGACCCGCAGCGGTGCGAACCTCGATGCCGAGGTTCCGGTGGTGAACCGCTTCGAGTCGGTCGTGGGCGGGGACTTCGGCAACGATCCGGACTGGGACAGCGATCCGCTCCCCTGGGAGCTGCTGGGCACCCACGTCCCCCTCCGCCTGCTCGCCGAGCGGATGATCACCCATTCCTCCAACCTCGCCACCAACCTCTGCCTGGCCCGTACCACCCCGCGGGCCGTCGCGGACGTGTGGCGTGACGCCGGGGCCACCCGCAGCGCCAGCCCGCGCGGGATCGAGGACTACGCGGCGCGCGAGGCCGGCATCCACAACCTGGTCACCGCCCGCGACCTGGTCCGCCTCCTGCACTCGCTCGCGGGCGAACCGGAGTTGCTGGACCTCCTGGAGCGCAACGACTTCCGAGTGGACCTCGCGGCCGGCCTCCCTCCGTCCACCCGGATCGCCTTCAAGAACGGTTGGGTTCCGGGTGCCCGCCACAGCGTGGGCCTCATCCAGCCGCTGGACTGCCCGCCCTACCTGCTCGCCGTCTGCTACACCGGCCCGCTCGCCACCGGCGCCGACCGCAACGACCCCGCGGGCCGCCTGCTGGCCCGGATCTCGGCGGCGGTCTGGGCCCGGCGCCGGGACATCGGCAGGGCGTTCGACGGCGACATCGGCGGCGAGTTCAACGGCGAGTTCAAGGGCGAGTTCAAGGGCGAGTTCAAAAGCAAGTTCGAAGGCGACTTCAACGGCCGAGGGCCGTCAGCCCTTCGAGCGCCGTTTCGTTCAGCAGGTTGA